In Fusobacterium perfoetens ATCC 29250, one DNA window encodes the following:
- a CDS encoding sulfite exporter TauE/SafE family protein yields MLKDGLFLLVLFLTNIVQGITGFAGTVLAMPPSILLQGIDVAKPTLNILGLLVAVWIVIISYKSLNMKEFFKVMIIMFFGLILGNYIYSIIPVPMLLKIYAIFIIGIALKGLLVKKEKDLPEFILVMIVFIAGIMHGMFVSGGPLLIIYAAKKFREKTEFRATVSCVWLVLNSYLGYSHYVEGLFTPETITKLMWGIPPVIVGVIIGNILHKKMSQELFLLITYILLIISGITLLF; encoded by the coding sequence ATGTTAAAGGATGGATTATTTTTATTAGTGTTATTTTTGACTAATATAGTCCAAGGAATTACAGGATTTGCAGGGACAGTATTAGCAATGCCTCCTAGTATATTATTACAAGGAATAGATGTAGCAAAACCAACATTAAATATTTTAGGACTATTAGTAGCTGTTTGGATAGTAATTATTTCATATAAAAGTTTAAATATGAAAGAATTTTTTAAAGTTATGATAATAATGTTTTTTGGACTTATATTAGGAAATTATATATATTCTATTATACCAGTACCAATGCTTTTAAAAATATATGCGATATTTATAATAGGAATAGCTCTAAAAGGACTTTTAGTAAAAAAAGAAAAAGATTTACCAGAATTTATTTTAGTAATGATTGTATTTATTGCAGGAATTATGCATGGAATGTTTGTTTCAGGTGGACCTTTATTAATAATATATGCAGCTAAAAAATTTAGAGAAAAAACAGAATTTAGAGCAACAGTTTCTTGTGTATGGCTTGTATTAAATAGTTATTTAGGATATAGTCACTATGTAGAAGGATTATTTACTCCAGAAACAATAACTAAATTAATGTGGGGAATTCCTCCTGTAATAGTAGGAGTAATAATAGGAAATATTTTACATAAAAAAATGAGTCAAGAATTATTTTTATTAATAACTTACATATTATTGATAATTTCTGGAATTACTTTATTATTCTGA